The Arabidopsis thaliana chromosome 5, partial sequence genomic interval ATGCgtatgtttaattaaaaacggtgggaaatatatattattatttttatttaacgATTATTGCGATTCATGCAGaacaacaaattataaaacaaaataccGTTTTCAATACAACCAAAAACTTTTAACCATCCTTAAAATTATGTACATTGAAAAAGagtattttggttttgactagatccacaaatatatatatatatatatatatatgcatgtaccTCTCATTTtgagaatcttcttcttgagctGGTCAGCACAAGCTTGGCAGTGCATGTTAACGCTGAGCTCGACGGTGGTGAGGCCGCCGGAGACCTGAGAGGTTATGATTGGTGGCAGAGGCTCTCCCTCAGCTGCCGGAAGCGGCGAGAGGACTTTGGCCATTCttttagtcttcttcttgattttgttgcaCACTGCTTGCGGATCCAACACTCCCTTTATCGTCACTTGGTTCTCATTCATATCCATCACCACTTCTTCCACACCTAgacatttttaatatgttaaaaaaaagaattaaaatttcCCTTTTGAgctttataaaataatattaggtAGTTGGGATTTTGAGAATGAAGCTAatggtttttatatattagaaagagaatttgttttgttgattaaaaGTGTTGAACAATTATTCTTAGCAGAATCTAATCCTCCATCCATTCATATATTCTTTTACCTCTAATTTTTAGAATAGATCTTTCAATCTTCTTAGCGCATCCAACACAATGCAAGTCGACGTAGAGTATGAAGggtggaggcggtggtggtggttgcggctcctcttcctcctttgGTTTCTCCTCCTCAGCCGccactttcttctcctccgctacatctttcttcttctcctcctcctcagcGGGGACGGCCTGTGGAGCAGAGGCTGCCTCCTTTGCCTCCTAATaatgaaaagttgaaaacatcaATCACCAATTAGTTACAAAATAGGTACTTAATTTGTTGTGGTTTAAAAGTATTGAAGGAACTTTAGATCTTACTGGTTTTACTTCTTCTCCCATGTTTTAGAATCTGTGGTTATAAGACGATTATGAatgaaacgaagaagaaatatatgtTATGGAGGGAATGAGTAGAGAGAGCGAGTATTTATATGAAACACTAGTATATTAAAAAACGAAGGAGAATTAGAATTATTGATGAATAATTAAAGTTATAGTATAAGGTAGGAGCTAAACAGAACATAAAGCATAAGAGGTTGATTCCATAGCACATGGCAGAAACTAATCATCCAACATATATAGACACACACCCCTTCACCCCCTTGTACcttatatttagatttattcTCACCactaattatgttttgtaattattttacaaacaacCTTTtcgattttctttcttttgcaatttactattttttgaAGAGGGCCCGGAACAAGATGGTCCGAGGTCGGTAGGTTTTATAGGCATAGAATGTGGGTGTGCTTTGATCATGTACCTTGAATGATTGTATAATGGGCATCGTATTAGTTATGTCCGGATGTTGTTCGTTTTGTTGAGTCAGTTTTTTTCAGTTAGGCTtccaaaatatgaaatttaatcTTGTTAATTTTAGTTGTAAGATATGTGATCTTTTACTGTATTCAAAATCTACAAGTTTTTGCAtgataatttagtttttcacACCTCAACATGAGAAATCAAATTCTAAGTTTGATATAAAAACCACATATGTATTACAATATtctaagaaaacaatttattacTTGCAAATTCCTACCACTTAGCttgttccttttcttttcatgttaTGTGGATTACTCCCTTCtgatatgtatattttttttttcatgggAGAAACGTATATTCATGATAACGCGGAAAActatgtataaataaaaggAACGTACCatgagaaaataatttttggcATCGAAAAGGACAATACTTTGCATCATACTCACCGACTTTATTGGTTACATTTATATTGTTCCTCCTTAATTTTCTATAGTAATTTAATCTTTCctattcttaattttaatataactTCTAACCCAATGTTAGTTCGAGAAAAAGATGATAAGATGACGTGTCATCATCTCTACCCAACATTATGTTGTCAgctaaataatttatttactaaGAAAATACTTATCATTTACAATACGAAgaggttttatttttatgttttataagtAATACATTACAAAGTTAAAAGCTAAATTTCACACACaaactattttgtttgtaGTGTGTAATgtaatcgaaaaaaaaaaaatagttcagaAAGTATACTATTTATTTCTCATTGCAAGTAATTTCTATAGTTCGAAGTGGTTAGAAAAGACAAATCAAACTATAGTTGCATACATTGTATGAAACCATTAGATTAGTTTCTCTTTGTTCGTTAAAGCGGATTTGGTAGATTTGATTTATCTCCTTTTAGCAGAGGCATCAAAATCCTTTAACCACAAGTTTCGGTTACTTGTATTCTCGATACTAAGAACAATCTAATCAGTAGAAAACTCACTAAACAATGTGTtctatattttcataaaaatagaaaaatagtaTTCACATTTCTTCAAAAGCAATTTTTGGGGATAGATGCAACATGGGGTGCccaataaaatgaaaactattaaaaatatatttgggtAGATTAAAGTGTTTGTAAAAACCCCTTGGCATGGTGGAAAAAGTAGAAATCACGTGGGATGCTTTAGATTAAATTTGGACAAATGAGAgaataatttcattttgtttggCAGTCAAGACTTAAGACAACTCTTGTAGACCAGTAGATGTTTGTTACTCGATTATGCGACTAATGTTAGTTTACGTGATTATGTGAAGTTAATGAATAAATTAGGGGCGTTTTATAGACAACACgtatatcatatatttctGGTTGATATCACCATCAATGTGTGTTCTTATCCGTCGTGCCCTATTTGATATATCGCAACTCAGACATTATGACATATTACAACTAtcatataaagtataaaacaaataagCTCGATAGTTGGAAGAACTATTTAGAAATTAAAGTGAACCTTTAGAGGCATTTACGGTTCGCCACTAAGACAAAATTAGctataagaaaatgatagatGAAAGTGTTCAGAGAATTCACTCAGATTCTTAATGTACGTAGTTGACCGGTTTATAATCCATGTTTGGTAACTTTCTAGTTAACTatatcttttttacttttataattttgttttgtttttggaattatAATCCTTTTTATAGTCTTTGTGAAgtaatctaattttattttaaaaacttataacaGAAAAAGAGGTAAAAAGGTCGGGTCCATGTTTACATGTGCCCAAACACCTGGAGCTGACTCAGCTTACACAATATGCTGAATGTATACATTTTTGTGCGTATCTATGAGTCCATCTTTTATCCAAAtatgatttaacaaaaaagtacatttattTCCATATTTCTTGGTGAGTTTGgcaataatttttaataagtCTTAAAGagttacaaaattttaaatttagtataTCCACTGTATTGCTTATAAGAATGAAAGTATTcgtaaataacaaaaatctcatttttactATGTAATTGTTTGGAGTGGATTAGgtaatgaaattgaagaatttttcaggcaaatgattttttttttgttacagaggtaaatgatatttttagtgtttgttataaaaatattaaaacggTACAAtagaaatgtatttttttcataataaccTGCaacgaaattttttttaatgtaaaatgttgaatatcCGTTTCGAACGAATAAAAGtaacatataaaacaatttttcatACACAACAGCTGAAAAATGAATCACTTGTATTTTACCTTGTGTCCATCTCTAAATTAGTTTATACTTTCTATATTATGCTACAAACTAAAATTGGTCTCCATCGTTTGGTAAAACTGATGATATTATCACTTTACTTGTAGTAAAAAATTCCTCTAAAACTGCGAATTTGGACTTAACTTTTTGGTATACCTGCTATAAAATGAACtttaagtaataataattgaCATGTAATTTGTATCCGATCGTTTTCACAGTTTGAGTCTCAATGTATAATTTACTTTTGACGCGCACTATCTTTATGGGTTTCAACTATTGTTTTATCCAAATGGACCTGAAAAAATCTCAATGTTGAGACTTGAGTGGTTTGTATAACTCAAAACTCAGCAGATGTTATCGCAGATCAAAAATCAAGACAATAAATAACCTCTGGTTTTTTATAGGTTAATTTTACGTACTAATGGTTTTTGcatttgttaaataaaattgatttatgGAAGATTTTTCAGATCGTTCTGGAATTAACATGAAGTTCCTTTTATACCAACCGGCAATATGCGACTTTAATCTGATTCAAAAGTATAtccaaaaagtcaaaaatacaaaaagccATATTGACtaaaccatataaaaaaataactctaTGCCACAACCGAATTAGTTTCTCTGCTAAAATAAGTTTATAGACTCTCTTTTCTTGTCATCcgtttttaataaaacttaaaagaaatttatagacttttgttttatgtaatGTGCCATGTTAATGATCAAGCATCGAGTCATTCATATCCACTATTGTATATTTACGCTTTAAAAGTGTGCATCACCTTCTTTGgtcattataaatttataatcgaaatattaaattgattaAAGAACATGATACGTGAATTCTAAAAATAGTTGAGATAAAGTTAGTTGGTGTTCGGTGCATCGCATGTGGAGACATGAGTCCAACTGCAATGGCGTTAAGATTCGAATGCACATATTTTATGCATTTAcgatgtttttatatattggaaagaattgtattttcttttcttactcacacataattttgagttttattcaAAGTATGATACAACATTGATATATACTACTTATATCAGCTAACACATTTAAAAAGTCTAATAATTGTTTTGGTACTTACgtattttgggttttattcCAAAGCAACACGACAGTAATATTGATACAAACTGCTTCCTATGTCTTATTGTAAgtgttgtttaattttttttacagatatcaagaaaacaactaaattttgaaattttattcttGGTCCATACAATTAAGTAGTAAGGATACAATTATTCTTGTAGAAGCCGGATTTGCCAGAAGAGGACCGGCCATCTTTGCtaacaaagccaaaaagaTGTCGGGCAAAAGCCCAAAACTTGGGACGGCAGTTTACCAGAATAATCCGGTCGGCAGAATTCAACAGTTCCTCTCTCTAAAAGATATGAaggagagaaaagagaggtGATCATATTATTTGAACTATTCAAATATGCATTCTTTTGTCCaaaaattttgtaatatattacTGGGCATACTTAATGCCATAAAATACCCAAATGACATGTTTAACAGTCCATACCCTCAATCAAACCGTCCTATCATACTAAACATGTTTAATGATATACGAAATAAACACACCTCTAATAAATATCTCTACCCGGTCGGTTCGTACTAACATGTTTGACACCGTTTTCATTACGGTGCTACCATTCGAACTCGTAGTTTGTTTCTGATTGTACAAGGCTactaaaaatgtcaaaaacgCAATCTCAAGACACATGTGGTcaggaataaaaaaatttccaaacaTTACCATCTGAATATTATGAGTCGTCGTACATGTTAACTACAAGTCTACTACACTCCTAAACCGACCATGGTTAAGCTTAAGCcgacaaaaacaacaacaataacaacagaTGCAGAACCAGGCCAAAACCCCTGTTATACACACAAATCCGCGCTCTCTCCACCCGTAAAAACCACTTTCTTTATTCTTACTATATGAATTGATCGGAACAAACATCACATTCAGCGGATTTATGCGACTAGACTGCAGACCGACATCACACACACAACCGCTACCACACCGACTCTGAAAAGCCCTCTGTATGAACATCCCATGGCTGCAATTTTCTTGAATATGAAACTAGTCCTGCTCTTTGATCTTGTGAAATTTCCACATCCTTTCGTCATAGTTTCCGTTGTTGTGTCCTTAACCTATATACATTTTATCGCATAAATATAAGGATCATAAATTGTAATACATGAGAAGGTATGAAAACAAACTTCTTCTCACCTCTTTCTTGATAAATTGAAGTTGTGTACTGTCAGTTTCTGACTTGTGGCTGTTAAGGTTAACCTGAAGACGCAGCCTTCTTGAGGCATCGCCCTGCATTACAAACTGCTCAGCACAACCCGGGGCTTGTGCTCGTCGAGCTCTAATCTTAATTCCTCTCTTAGATTCATCATTGATCTTGTTGCATGAGCTAAGATTCTGTGGCTCATATGGGATCTGTTCTGGCTCATAGGGAATGTCAAGAAAAGAATCCAAGAACTTGGACATATATTCATCCGCATCATTTGTACCGTACTGAGTCTGAATGTAATCCTCATTGTGGTTTTTGAACAATTCACTAGACTCAGATTGTAAGCCATTGAAAGAGGAACCGAGCTCAGATTGCACCTGAGAGTGCAACGGAGAGAACAGCTTCGGGGAATCAAACTCCATAAACGAGAGCCAATCGATATCGTCAAGCTGTTGAGTAAAATGAAGTTTGTAAGTTTACAAAGCGGTTGTACCGCCTCCTGTAATGAAAAGAATGTATTTTGTTCATCCTTACCCCGGTGGTTGTAACCTCAGGGACAGAGTATCCACTACGACATTCGCTGGGGATTACAAGAGAAGACTCTGCGACGTCACAAGGATTAGTCTCTTCTGTTTTAGGGAAAACAGGAGATACCTCAGACATTTCAACCTCGTCCACAACAGTTGGAGACGATACCGCTGGTTCAACTTCACATGACTTTGACTCTTCTGGTTCAGCAGCTCCGTTCACAATATCTTGCTTCTTAAACAACTTACAAACAACAAACGGATTCTgcaaccaaaaacaatcaaacaaacacaatCAGAAACACAAAAGACCTACACACACAAGTTAATGCCATCATTTGCCAAGTTGGTTTTTACCTGGCCAGACTTTGTTCCATCAAGATCCTTCTCAGTAGCACGATACTCATGCATAATCCAACAAGTTCGTGTCCCTTTAGGAGCACGACCTGTATAAAACACTAGAGTCCTCTTAACACCTATAATCTTAGTCTTTCCTGATTTGATCTTACGGTCTTTTCCCGTCGCCTTCCAGTATCCAGCCACAGTAGCTCTATTCATTCGACTTCCACTCGGATATTTCCGGTCCAAAGGACAAAAGAAGAGCCACTCTGAGTCTGTTGTCTTCACCACAGAAAAATCTACACCACAAATACTAAAGTATAAATCTTTACTCAAATTCACTAAGTCCACTACCTAAGCTAAGAAGTTATTGATCATATTGTTCCAAATTCAAACATGCATAAACCGGAATTGAAGCCTGGGAATTGCTAAACCGAGACTAAAGAGCTAAAGATGAATCAACGAATTgatttgatgaagaaaggaATTACCAGGCAAATCCCAAGGCTCCCATTTGCAGATATCGATCTCACGAATTACTCTAACGTCGTTATCGTGACCGTTGATCTTGAGCCGGAGATAGTACCGGACTAACTCTTCGTCCGTTGGACTAAATCTGAACCCAACCGGTAGTGAAGCGAGCGATAGTACTTCCATGTCTTCTTTCATAGTTGCGTGAGACTTTGAGAATTcgagaggaaaagaaaaaatcacaaattcgACTTCAAGGTGATATCTAAAATGAATTTGGATCAAAGATGCGATTCAAAGGtatatagaagaaaactaagaaaaaaccAGATTCCAGAATTTGATGAAgtacgaaaagaaaaaaccctaaaatttgACACGATTTGGTAaagtggagaagaaggagatgtgACACGATTTGGTCAGACAAGAGAGatatcaaagacaaagagatgAAAAAGTGGCGCGTGGATAGGCGTACCACTGTTTCCCAGAAAGtcataaaacacaaaaccacgTTCGTTACGCGTAAAAGGCAAAACAGAATGTAAATACCTATTTTACCCCTGAAGTATTGCAGTAAAATAGTTACGGAAATAGGGGTTATATGAGTCAAAAGGTGAGGATGTCTGAACGAGAGATGTCACCTAGCGAATCATATATTGACACGTTGATGCTATAAAGGAAGCTTCGTGATAGTTGTACGGAAGTTAAAGAAGAATTAAATAAACTTAATTGGTATCATATTGATTTACCAATATGAAACAGTTTACACAACTGGCCAGCCCATCTTACTAATAGTGTTTGTTGTTAAAGCCCAATAGATGAGAACCCAAttcaaccatttttttttcttggtcgtGTGAAGTCTGaatcaatttatttaaaccaaataatGTAAATCAAATaggtttaaactttaaaacgtTTGATATCGAAGTCCGTTGGTACTCAAAACTAAAcctcaaaaacagagaagaaagtaGCGAGCGAAAAGGAAGATCTTATTTATCTAAACTTAACGTTCGGCCGTTTACAAGATATGTTTACAGCCAAGCCTCGTTTTAAGAGATACAACAAGAATAAAACTACACAAGTCAATTGTCGAGCTTATGTCTTTGAATCCGAATGAGAATGTTCTTGTACTATTCTCGTCCGACTTCAGGTGTCCTTTTCTGGCATTCCTCTGTCAATATTTATAGTACTTCAATGAAAGTACACAGTACCATTTTCTGAGCGATATGAAACTTCTATGGCGGCTGATCCTTTCCAGAAAATGGGCCTCATCTCGCAATGGGCTGCGGCTTTCTCAGGGGGGCTGGTCTTCATCATTCTTAACTGAGGTTTTCAATGACTCTTTGTTTGGGCCTCCGAATGTTAAATGGGGCGAAGCCCATATCCAACAAAGTTTATCTAAGTcattgctttttgttttgtttttgggtttagaCCTCTGCGTTTCTAGTTTGAGGATAGTCTCTTATAGTGTTTGATTAGTTGGAATGTAATCTTTTACAaccataattgtttttgtgaaGACCAAATTGTTGTGAAttagttttagaaaaaaaaaaaatcttgtgaCCGTAAATCTTATATTTCTACAACCTAAAACCATATGTTGTTATAAGTTCtataagttatatttttaatttaatctctcttttattttaattttatttcctcATGATCATTTTTTATGTGTTGCTTATATAATGTACACTAGGCACTAGATGGATATATACTAATAGTATAAATACCAtgtatagttttgtttgttaatgtatacttatgtataaattttgaacaacatttgaacaaaaaatttatatgtatatattcttttcaaCTAATATGTAGTTATTATCCGACTAACATATAAACTATTTTACATGTTTATATAGATTCCATTTAACCTATATGTGCATCACaaaatttgtgttgttgtttattatatagtttggttaactataatattttataaaatatttactaatCATATTTTAAGATACGACTAATAAATTTACTTCTAAGACTTTATATCCCTAATATCTACAcgtataacaataaaatacaCGGTTGCATTTTACACGCTGACGGTCAAAATTTTACAGCGAATAATTTACGGTGACATGCCAACCAATCACTTAGTTACTAAAGACGTTTACTTTCTATCTCAAAGTTCAGTTTCtggaaatattttattttccgttgtttaaaatcataaatgtaTGTAgcttttaaaatagtttttggcTTTCGAATTTtagtttgtaatttttttttttggtgtaaatgtTAGTTGTTTGAAAAATTTGAATGGTAATTAGATGTGgattttagtttagttttaatttatttgaaaaacaaagaaaaaatattaaaacttgaaTATGTGgaaatctctctttttatttttattttatttagaaaattatgTATTTCCTCATGATCCTACTTAGTGGCTATGTTCTATCtgatcaaaatttaagaaGTCACCAAAACTACAAGTTGTTAAATTACTAAATATCTCATGATGATCCGACCCTACCCAATTgctcttttcattttattattttgttacactaccaatattaaacatatcgaATCAAGATTGTGCGAAACACAAATTGTCCCACGGTATATCGTGGGTTAAATCCTATATCAAcgttagttaaaaaaatatagaaaaccacccactatatatatagtgttttaaaaaaagattaaaaataaaagctccaaaaataaatacatatttaGTTTTACTATTATGGATTCTTAACATTTGTCCTAACTACAAAAGGGTTAAAGAGATCTCAAACAATTAATGTGGTTgacagaaaaaataagaaaaatgttacCTCCGAATACCATATATTATAAACGGGGAAAGAAAAAGCTATAGAAGTAGAATTTATGAACATTTTTGATCCAAGTCcatatttgtaatttgttctAAATTCTTCGTAACTTTTAAAGTAAAGGGTTGAAAATAAACATGGAATATATATGATCCATATATACCATATGCATATgcaaaattaccaaaaaaatatatatatctttgacATCAGTAAAATTGACAATTTTACGGTTAAATGACAACAAATTTCTTCACTTGGTTACAGAGTGACACTTTGACACGGTTCAACTACCATTGAACCTGAATCAATACAACTTACAAGATTTGTATGTTCCATTGAACAAAACTCTCTTCAATATATCTGAACCCCTAACcattatcaaattaaaaaaaaactactaaaCATTCTGAGCTAAGCTTCTAATCTCGGGCTCCTCCGCGTCTGCGGCTCCAACGCTACATTTCATCGAGTCAAACGTTAAATCAAGGAAGTACAACGAACAAACAAGAACGCAACAAGTTATGAACATTGGGATGGGACCAAAGATCCATAGGAATAAAGGCGAGGAGAAGTAGAACGCTCGTAGTCCTAACGACCAGAAGTAACTCCCACGGTTAACCGTTGCAGCCACATAATCTTGGTTTATCATAAGACTACCATTACCACGACCACCTGAAGAAACAGCCATGAGCTGTTTAAAGGGGACATTGATAAGGATGCTTGCATGGCTGTAATAACGAATTGATTGGACATTGAGGAGAAACGCGACTAGGAAACACACGAGGATTGCGAAGAACTTGAGCGAGAAGGCTCGGTCGCTTTTGTCTCCAAACACAAACCAGACTGATCGCTCTCCTGTAGCGCTAGTCATTAGTACCGCGATTAGTGAACATAACATTATTGCGGTTGATGCTAATAGAGTTGATGCCATTATGTTGTTCCTTAGCGTTTGAACCGCTAAAACGCCGTTTTTGGATGAGTCCTGTTTACAATAGTTGTTAACGGAACATAAGTTAGTACAAGAAAtctcaaatccaacaaaaagtgaaaaaaattgGTGGAGGAAATAATGtaattataaacatttttttcaaaaaaaagtttcccaAAAATGCAAAGCATCTTTTGAGTGTTGTTAGCTTTCACACTTGCGGATTCATTTAGTAAGGAAATGTTCAAAATCTTGCATTAACGTAAAGAACTTTAACATAATTATGTTCacatagaaaagaaaaaatctgagcaaaagaagaaagaaaaacaacttgatactgtttcaactttcaatatTAGTATCAATTTATGAGGTGCATGCATGATGATTATACTTAGAATTATactcatatttatatataaaccatatactaaactttatatatgcACATAGTGAGATAGAATCTCAACCTCACATCCTCCAATCCAATACAAAAGGACCTGAAACTGTTGTCAGTATTTTCTTTCCCAGGAAAATCTCTACACATGCATACACTTATCATTTATCACTTCTTATTCAATTAATTCATCTTTATCGTTATGTGTAAATCAACACTATAAGCAatttatataaacaagatTCTCCTTAGTTATCATCTCCAACAACCctcaaaatataaaaccaaatgagctaaaataattttgcattttccaggaaaaaaatgatcatataACTCATGTAAAATTAAGTAGAGagatcaatcatatatatttgactagaaaaaacaaatctacaTATGcatttttataaccaaaagcaaataaatatgattaaaaaatagtaaaaagatAGACCTCCATCATGGCTTGGACCCAAAGGCGGCGATTGAAGGCGTTAAGGCCAACAACAGTCGAAGAAGGACGGTGGATGATACGGTAGAGAAGCCATAGATGATAAAAGACCATCAAAGCAAGCCCTAAAGGCACAAGTGTATAATCTAAATACTCACGCTTCATCTTCTTAGATCAAAGATtgatcacaaaaaaaatctagaaaaaaattgaaggagATTGAGAGAATCAAAGTAGAGTACGGGTCTTACGTGGACCTTCCCGTATCTAATGctatatttttctctcaatttttgttttgagctTTCCGGATTCTTAGGCGTTTCCTTTCACTCTATACCTCTATTTATAgatttgagtctttatgtataaacgtgtgtgtgtgtgcgtTATTAAATATGTGTACAAATCTCCAACTTGTAAAGGAAGAACCCTATAGCTGTTAAGTTTGGACCAGCCGTTGCCATTTGGCATTCGGATTTACCAATGTTTTTGTTACCAAACATATACTATATTTAAAAGTAATCGActaattgatatatatttgacaTCTAGTTGAATTTTTTGAAAGAACTCCTAAAATCCTAAAATCCTTCATCATTTTAAGTTTTCACTCTTAT includes:
- a CDS encoding Heavy metal transport/detoxification superfamily protein; this translates as MGEEVKPEAKEAASAPQAVPAEEEEKKKDVAEEKKVAAEEEKPKEEEEPQPPPPPPPFILYVDLHCVGCAKKIERSILKIRGVEEVVMDMNENQVTIKGVLDPQAVCNKIKKKTKRMAKVLSPLPAAEGEPLPPIITSQVSGGLTTVELSVNMHCQACADQLKKKILKMRGVQTTVTEHTTGKVIVTGTMDAEKLVDYVYRRTKKQARIVPQPDPEPEAPAAAQEEKKEESGEGNEKPPETGEEKEEEKKKEGEENGEEGGGEEAAATEEERRDNEMTAMAQEEGMKRMMYYYQPSYVIERIPPPQLFSDENPNACCIS
- a CDS encoding Heavy metal transport/detoxification superfamily protein (Heavy metal transport/detoxification superfamily protein; FUNCTIONS IN: copper ion binding, metal ion binding; INVOLVED IN: copper ion transport, metal ion transport; LOCATED IN: cellular_component unknown; EXPRESSED IN: 20 plant structures; EXPRESSED DURING: 13 growth stages; CONTAINS InterPro DOMAIN/s: Heavy metal transport/detoxification protein (InterPro:IPR006121); BEST Arabidopsis thaliana protein match is: Heavy metal transport/detoxification superfamily protein (TAIR:AT5G50740.1); Has 553 Blast hits to 416 proteins in 80 species: Archae - 0; Bacteria - 22; Metazoa - 98; Fungi - 42; Plants - 238; Viruses - 27; Other Eukaryotes - 126 (source: NCBI BLink).), producing MGEEVKPEAKEAASAPQAVPAEEEEKKKDVAEEKKVAAEEEKPKEEEEPQPPPPPPPFILYVDLHCVGCAKKIERSILKIREVVMDMNENQVTIKGVLDPQAVCNKIKKKTKRMAKVLSPLPAAEGEPLPPIITSQVSGGLTTVELSVNMHCQACADQLKKKILKMRGVQTTVTEHTTGKVIVTGTMDAEKLVDYVYRRTKKQARIVPQPDPEPEAPAAAQEEKKEESGEGNEKPPETGEEKEEEKKKEGEENGEEGGGEEAAATEEERRDNEMTAMAQEEGMKRMMYYYQPSYVIERIPPPQLFSDENPNACCIS
- a CDS encoding Heavy metal transport/detoxification superfamily protein (Heavy metal transport/detoxification superfamily protein; FUNCTIONS IN: copper ion binding, metal ion binding; INVOLVED IN: copper ion transport, metal ion transport; LOCATED IN: cellular_component unknown; EXPRESSED IN: 20 plant structures; EXPRESSED DURING: 13 growth stages; CONTAINS InterPro DOMAIN/s: Heavy metal transport/detoxification protein (InterPro:IPR006121); BEST Arabidopsis thaliana protein match is: Heavy metal transport/detoxification superfamily protein (TAIR:AT5G50740.1); Has 35333 Blast hits to 34131 proteins in 2444 species: Archae - 798; Bacteria - 22429; Metazoa - 974; Fungi - 991; Plants - 531; Viruses - 0; Other Eukaryotes - 9610 (source: NCBI BLink).); this encodes MGEEVKPAKEAASAPQAVPAEEEEKKKDVAEEKKVAAEEEKPKEEEEPQPPPPPPPFILYVDLHCVGCAKKIERSILKIRGVEEVVMDMNENQVTIKGVLDPQAVCNKIKKKTKRMAKVLSPLPAAEGEPLPPIITSQVSGGLTTVELSVNMHCQACADQLKKKILKMRGVQTTVTEHTTGKVIVTGTMDAEKLVDYVYRRTKKQARIVPQPDPEPEAPAAAQEEKKEESGEGNEKPPETGEEKEEEKKKEGEENGEEGGGEEAAATEEERRDNEMTAMAQEEGMKRMMYYYQPSYVIERIPPPQLFSDENPNACCIS